The nucleotide window CAAGTTATgcaaataaattatttcaagGTATATCAATGTAAACGTCTTTAAGTAACTCTATTGATTATTATTGAGAGGGGCGTTATCCTTGGTAAAACTGCGGGCAATACATACTGGATCATGTGACGCTGGCTATCCAAGGAGAGTCACCAACAAAAGGCTGGATAGCTAAGTCGGTAAAGTAAATGACGTGAATAATCCTTAGGTCACATGGTTTGATACTTTTCATATCAGAGCAATGATGTTTTCATATTAGTAAACTCTTTTCCTTTTATTCAACCGACAGTTGGCGCACAAGAGCTTTGATAGCAAAATGCTTCTTTTACCCTATTTTGACAATAACCGATTACATTCCAATTCATCAGTTCCATACATTTTACATATGACCTACCTCCATAGCTTCCGGGGTCCAGATATTGAGATACAGGCAGTTCTCGGCCTGTGGTACGTTCAGCGGATCTATGAAGGGAATATCCCTCCAAGCCCAGCATCGTGGCTGAAAGTCCTTGGCTTCGTAATCACCTTCCCATGGTTCCTTGGCTTTTGTCTTGGCTAAACGTAGAGAACCAATGGGGGCCTCTGCGTAGGGGATCCCTCTGAAAACATCGATATTCCTATCCACTCTAGGTTCATCTTCGTACAAAAAACGTTCCCTTTGACCAACGATTGCACCAAGTCCATCTAATTCGACCCTTACATCTTGCGCTTTGCAGCGAAAATGGCCGAAGACGGCCAAACCGACCAAAAAGTGTAAAATATTCATGGTATTAGCCAACAGTTCTCAGCTGCGTGAAAAGAAGACGGGTTTCACATATGAATACAGGTTTTCGATGGGGCATGCGTGCGTGTATACCGGTAGGCtggttgtgtttttgtattGAGTCCAATCTTTGCGTACACAAGTAGGAAAGATAAGCAGATATCTAGTGGCTGTTGAAACAAGGTAATTGTTTGAAGTGTAATTATTGTTCGGGTAGCTCTAAATATTACCTATTTAATCATTCTATCTTATAAACGTTACAACTTTTCTAAATTAATTACATTGTCTCCGTAATTCCTTGATTAGTTTGAGCTTGACTAGtcaattttcatttaaataaaataaaccaaatgaaatatattttccaatttttttttggcctcaTTGATTTATGGCTCCATCATGTACCTTTCATTTAGTCTAGATCTTGTTGTAGTTGCTTTTGacaatatttcttcaaatttactttAATGAACTGGTTTATTGAAAGAGAGCCtatttacttcaaaaaatgttcCTGGCATAAATTGGTCTTTGAATTTGTAATATATGACAAATAGACAACTAAATTATTTGCCCAATAAAAAAGGTATCAGTTCTTCAAACTGAATTCCTACATGACAAGTAAAGTTCAACTATATTCTGGCTATTTCGTTGATCTTTGTACAGTAATTTTCTTTAGTCAAACTAAATCAGATACTTGTCAAGATAAGAGTCgaaataattaattaaccaCTAATTAAGGTTAATATCGTATCTATTAAATCAAGTTCAATTAAGCGGGTTAGTAGTTGGTAATTTTTGTAAACTCTGAACCACGTATCCAATACACGGGAAGGCTTCATTGTTTGTGTGAAACAATAATGGCAACAAATATGTATTTCCATCTTCCACAATATTTTTGCTTTGCTGTACTTTTCTGGACGACTTGTTCGCATACGTCACAGGCTTGTAGGGTGGACTTACCACAAGGTCATGTACTCGGAGAGACAATCCGCTTTGCATATTCTGGAGACCCAAAAGTCAACACTACCCTAGATGTATTTAAAGGAATACCGTACGCCGAACCTCCGACTGGGTCAAATCGTTTTCGAAGACCCATTCCAAAAGGAAATTGGGATCAATGGAACGCTACACGGTTCAATTCAATTTGTTGGCAAGTCCCGGATGTGGAACCATTTATCCCTCCACAGAGCGAAGATTGTCTCTATTTGAACATTTGGTCACCGGATGTCCAGGTAAGTACATGTCAACATGATATCACGTGGTAAACAGGGTGGTTTACACAATAGACAATTCCCGTGGGCCAGCGAAATAAAACTCATAGTCCAACAATATTGTCCTAACGCGGAGTTGTGGGCCTTTAAGGCTTGAGAATCCTAGCGGCCTATACCCTACCATTGCTCAGTAGAGGTGAGACTCATAGAAAATTAACTAAGAAATCCCAGATCTAGAATCTAGAAATAACACAATTAGGAATTTGAGTAGTTTGAATACAGATAACTGGTAGATATATCTTAAGAATTAAAGAcggaaaattaaaaacacacacataccaaTTTAAACGAtacgattgtgcggtaaagaaTTAATGTTACTAATAAAACTGTACAACACTTTTTGAGCTCTTTGCCTTATCTTTAACCCAAAATAGCTAACGTCACCTTTGCTACAGTCATTGAGAGGaagtaaattgaaaaaaaaataaaacatgaaatgtagGTTTTTATGGTGAGCAATGTGATATGTACTCCCAGGACAATGATCATATAAATACAAGCATATAGATGTTGGTGGAGTTCATGCCTAcatgagaggggagggggattatAACACAAGATAATAACTACGTTTTGTTTGAAGAACACGTTCAATTGTTTcacaatatattttaaaaaataagttcaattcaGCTAAAATAATTTCACAGACGGCCGGcgaagatgattttttttttctcggaaATGCCGTATCAGACAATAAACTCATGGAACAGACTGATCGATTCTTCTTTTCATCCATAATTGCACAGAGAACTAATATTCCAGTGATGGTATGGATACATGGCGGGGCTTTTGCGGTAGGATCTCCTCGACCTCTGATTTACGACGGACGCCCTCTATCGGCTTATAATGACATAGTCGTCGTCAGTATTCAATACAGACTGAATGGATTTGGTTTCCTCACTACaggtaaaaataataatgaagaacaacaaactccctaggatgttttttattctttttctttcgcTTTCTCTCGGTTAATACATTTCATGCTTTGTGCTATTGATTATGGCTATCAAATATAGTTTCCGTTCTTGTTACCTTGATGTCTGTATTTCGAAAACGTACATGAAACGTGACACTGTCACGGTCACGTTGTCACAGTCCTATGAGGGTTTTTTTATGGGTTAATAATGGGTTGAGGAATAAGTAGTGAAACTGGATATAGGTTAGCCGTATGGTCCGCTTTTTCTTCCCATGGCCTTTTTCGGTGACTTAAGCAATAACACTATACACACATCATTTGACATACTTACAGCTTTTGATACGCATAGAGAGTTACTGCATTATGTAAATCGAAAACAAATTGACCGTTTCTGTAAGTGAAGGAAAATGAATTCGTTATCAGATCGTTTGATGACATATTCCGTCTCATTCAATTGTTTGTactgttaaaaaaaactatactcGCAGGGCAAACTCAAGTTCATCGTGAAGTATTGTAGAATGTGAAGCTTCTATGGAACTTATTTGATCTACCACCTCCCCCTcaaccaccccacccacacactCTACCCCACCCACTCCCACTCACACCCACTCCACCTCCAATAGCTCCTTATAGGCTGTTAACAGTGGGCTTATATACAGAGTCGTCGAGAACCACGTCAGACAATTTTATCACCGGGCACGTTTTTCCACTCTTCATGTTCCCCTaagcaaatattaaaatgagAAATGTACTATTCATTATTCCCATTTTCCCATTCTGGCCCAAATTCATGTTTTCCAGTGTTCATTATTGATAACGGATCCTGGGGTTTAACTATCAACAACCCACCCGCATACTCTCTTTTATctgtatatatttcaaaagtgaaaaagtttctaagaaaaaaaaaacaatgttaagtAAGAAAAAATGTTCCATTAAACTACGTTTATGTATTTGCATATCACGCCTCCTGGTGCAGTCCGCACGCACTGAGAGGCCGTATCTATAAAATAAACACAACCAATTCAAACTCACTGTATATCTattaaaacatgatattgcaaccCACGTTTTGGTTATTTCAATACTTGTAGCGGTTCAAACGTGCGAACGAGAAAACAAGCAGGATTATTCGCATAAAACTGTAGCTTGGATTTAATTGAGACCAAACAGAAAATCATATTCTGGTCGAAACAactcaaaatattgacaaacgaGTTTAATTAAATGTAATGACAAGTTTCCATAAGAAAGTGACATCCACACGTTGCAATTGAGAAtaacataatcataataaaaatcaaGATTCTTTATTATATACAATGAAGTGAACCCGCCCGGTGTCAACCAGAATGTTCATCACATGGcacttttttcttcataaaactGCTAATTTTCGAGTTTCGATATGCCTGATGTTTGTTGCTTTAGTGGGTACTACTGGTTTTAACTTTACAATGGTGTAACATGaaagattaaatattaaagGAGAACGATATCTACCCATAACATTCATCTTAATTTTTGTTATCATGTGCTTATTTTATTTAAgagtgggtgtgtgtgtgtgtgtgtgtttaaggcgggggggggggggggggagtggagaaGGTACTGCAAATTTAAaccatcaatatatatatatatatatatatatatatatatttatatattgataatatGATTATTGTCTTGATATATCGAAACCTACTACAGCCGTCATGGAAATATAAATGCTAAAATAACTTTAATTCCTAATGGAAGGTCCGTACAATATTGATGTCATCTTGAACCAAGAACCATACTCTCTCTCTGCGATTAATATCATACAGGACAGGAATCAAACTTAGTGCTACCTATAGCCTACATTTCAAAGATACTTTTCTTTCTGGTTTTATATATAGGTGACGAAGTTCTTCCCGGTAACTATGGTCTGTGGGATCAACAATTAGCTTTGAAATGGATCAAAGAAAACATCAACGGTATGTACTAAAGTGATTTGTTTCTGATCTTTATGTTGTTTTTGATTGGTCCGCCACAGACAGACCCTAAAGAATCTTTGAGAGTTACAAAAACATGACGGGTTCATTCGGCTGAATGTTTTGTTTGTCGTTAGTTAGTCTGcacaaataaatgtcaacaaCCAATGTCAACAACCAAAAAATGGCACAACTCAATGTCGATGTCCTAATTCCATAAGATGACAAATCAAATGTCGCGGGGGTTGTAAGAAGAACTTGTATACATATCTATCTCTAAATTTTCTGAGACAGCAACTATAACTAGGGACGTGTGACTACAGAGGTTATTTCCAATTTCAAAGGTCAGACAGAGGTGAACTGGGTCATTCAGGGGAAAAAACAGCGATAGAAAAGTGacctcgacccccccccccacacccaccacCGCCTCACCCTCGCCCTCTTAAGGCAAATAAGCCTACATCTGAATAAGTATAACCTTCCAGTAACACCCACAATCATGTTGGAGTCAATCCTGTAAGCAAGTGTGTAAGGAATATCGGATTTGTTTCGGTAACAGGGACACAGGCTAGATGGTTCCCTATAGTTCTCGGTGCATTATGGAACTGCCAAATAGCCCTTATAGCTCAGTCCGCCCGTGGAGTCATAACGTTGTAAAcgaaattttaatttcaatgccCTACGTGTAAGATTTCAAACTCTCTTAGTTGCTTATGTTTAATGTCATCGGGCGCGAAGCGGAGATATATGTTTGATTTACGTTTTATTTAGGACAGTACGAAAATCTACCTTTCTCGCAAATGAAAATTGGTGAAATTTGGTAACTTtgataacatttaaaacatgTGAAATGGAGGCCAGTGAAAGTCTTGACCTCAGTGGCGAATTCTATGTAGTATCAAAACTCCCTTCCGCCATATTGTCAATTCCATGATTCATGGAAGAACATATACCCGAGTTACACAACAGTCACGTGGTCAATTGCAAACGAATTGTGCGTATATACGAATCTGTCCCGTGTTTACACTTTAATATCACGTGAGTTTTGTCAAAAATACTAAGCGTAGTGCATTGATTTTCCACGGTACCTTTAACAAGCACAGTGAACATCAAATCATGACGCTAACTAAACTTTTTgtgataagaaagaaaaatcaagaaGAGTGAgaaaaaagtaagaaagaaaaacaggtCCATATAATGATGTGTGGAAAACATCAGATAACCGTGTCACTTGTCAACATCACGTTTGCCTCTGTCTGTTCATCATAACACCCGGAGTTCAGTTCGTGAGATTTTACCATTCTTCAACATTACACTGACTTTCTCTGTTGGTGATGTTTAATGTCATCGAACGCGAAGCGGAGACATCAtgtttgatttctgtttttatttaggACAGTACGAAAATCGTAACTTTCTAGAAAACGAAAATTTGTGGAATTTGGTAACTTtgataacatttaaaacatgTGAAATGGAGGTCAGTGAAACGATTGAAGTTTCCCATTGACGTGTTGTTGAGAGTATCTGTAACAGACTGGAGATACAATGGTTGAATTTGTAGGTCGGGTTTTATCGCTCtcaaatatcaatatcaatatcgaCAATATCAGTATCAACAATATCAATATCATTACAATATCAACATcaacaatattaatatcaatatcatcattaatatcaatatcaacatCAATtccaatatcaatatcaatatcaatacaATCTCAACATcaacaatattaatatcaatatcaatatcaacatcaacatcaacatcaaaatcaacatcaacatcaataTCAACATCAGCATCAATATCAATACCAATATCAACATcaacaatattaatatcaatatcatcattaatatcaatatcaacatCAATtccaatatcaatatcaatatcaatacaATCTCAACATcaacaatattaatatcaatatcaatatcaacatcaacatcaacatcaacatcaaaatcaacatcaatatcaatatcaacatCAGCATCAATATCAATACCAATATCAACATcaacaatattaatatcaatatcatcattaatatcaatatcaacatCAATtccaatatcaatatcaatatcaatacaATCTCAACATcaacaatattaatatcaatatcaatatcaacatcaacatcaacatcaacatcaaaatcaacatcaatatcaatatcaacatCAGCATCAATATCAATACCAATATCAACATcaacaatattaatatcaatatcatcattaatatcaatatcaacatCAATtccaatatcaatatcaatatcaatacaATCTCAACATcaacaatattaatatcaatatcaatatcaacatcaacatcaaaatcaatatcaatatcaacatCAATaccaatatcaatatcaaatattttctattaatatcaaatattatctTACCAGCATTTGGAGGAGATCCGGAGCGTATTACCATATTTGGACAGAGTGCAGGTGGAGCTAGTGTTGGTTTCCATCTGACTCAGCCTTCGAGCTGGAATTACTTCAATAATGCCATTATGATGGTAcggtatagtatatatacatatattatatatatattctcccATACCTGTTACACATGAATCATATTCACACTGTAATGGTCAGTGACTACACAAAAGATTGTACTAATAATAcaagtttgtgtgtgtttttattaGCCTTCAAACTTTTCAATGGCCACCTTCCATTCCTACATACATCAATGTTGGTATTTTGTCGTTTATTTCATATTCTTGTGAATGCATTGCAACAGTATCCGAAACGTAAATACCACGTGAACAAAGCGATTATACATTAATATCATAACTAAAGAAAGTTGGGTTTTTGGTTCAAAACAGTAATTATACCTAAACGAACAGCCTCATCGAGGAAGCCTTTTGAAACGCCTAGAATTTACGCACCAGATAGTAAAAGAACGAAACAATTATTTTGAGTGGTCGTCACTGCTCTTTTCTATTCACTTCTATAAACGGTTGAAAAAGCAGCATTCTCTGAAATTTAAATGGAGAATATTGTTTTTGCACCTTACGTTGCGACAATAGACATTTGAACTATCTGAAGTTAACTGAAACATTTCTATGAACTCTATAAATAACCCTTTTTTAAACTCTTTTTTGGGGGCATAATTGGCAAAAGCATCATTTGAAAAGTTCTTATCAATACAAcaatattatttcaaaccaTTGAAACGAGGCTCCAATTAAACAAAATCGTGTCAGCTTGACGTAGAATACTAAAGAGATGGAATAAAAGTAGGCTACATAAGGCTATTGCCAAGCCAGCGCATGTTGTTACAGTTATGGGATATTTGTTTTATCGAAAAATCATCAAAACCTTGATGAAAATCACATAAAAGAACATGTTACAAgacaaatagttgaaatatttaCAATAGGTTATCACTTGTTGATGTTCTTAGCATATCTTGGGAAAATAGATTTTCCATTTATTGTTAGAAAATTGTATCCTACATTCATTGCtcagataatgaaataaagcaacaacaaaaaattaataacgtgagcaatttttaaatatcatattcaatattttaaatgtgaCAGTATGAACGTCCAGAGacttaaatgaaagaaaacgtGTGAAAATTTTGGAACGAAGCTGACGTTTTTATCTAAATCTTGttgaaactataaaaaaaaaattagtgatgacgtcattcctATACTTTCTCGATACTTTCGTAACTTCTACTCAATTATCTAGACAGCAAAAGATACAGAACACGTTGTTCACAGATCGAATAAATATACTGCCAATACTCCAATACTGAAAGAGCTGCAATGGTTATGAAATCAATACTGCGcatatattataaaatacaCATTTTGGCCTTCCGTgctattaaatttaataccGTAAGTTACTTATGTAATATCTTGCATCACTAAACTAAAAATAGGCCATCTAGATCACAATATCTCAACTAGCTTAATATCCCAGTGTCTCGATTGAAATCGGGGATCGCAGCTTTCATtatgctgccccccccccccaccctctccccctcGTTTGTGGAACTCACTTACAGTAGGTATTAGGTCTCTTGACTCACTTGATCAATTTAagtaaagttttcaaatctcataattttattttgcgctatataagactaatgattattattattattactactatacTTTCTGGTTTATATAAGTTTAATCATAAAATTAATGGTTGATAGAGTCCATAAGTTTAATTAAAGGTTCGTGTAAGCCTAAAAGTATTCACAACGCTATAAGATTATCATTCCAAGAAACTGATGAAGTTTTAAgttatattaaaaaatacaCGTAATAAATTGATCTTTTGAAACTAGAAGTGATTTACTATTATTTGCGTAGATTGGTACACACGACCCTACCTTGAATAGATTTTTTGGATCGATGTTtattctgggcaataatagaaGAGACAAATACAATGCTTCCTTGTTTCCCTTTCTTTTGGTCGATTGACATTGtcatctatttatatatatctatttcttttgagatccggctttaggaatcacaaatgatttcgagttggttataGCATCATCTTTGATCTCTaaagagtaaggcaaatatgtcaccaaaacagaactagtattgttcgatatatacaggtgacaaacgcctacagtggaattacgaccttccttaccggtttcgaacctatggacatacaatcagcgtccacaGCTTAGTGGTTAGGCCCGGGttcgggttcgaatcccggtggaggatGGAAATttgttcactgttctggattttctaaCTCACGACGATTTCAATAGAtagagatagagatagatagatattagtgagtgattggaagtaaaacagccaatgtaaAGCAGCACAACTATATCTGCTTTTCAAATCCGGCATAAAATAAACTGCCTATCTAAAGATATACACTTGCAACTTTTGCAATACGTTGGAGAgtcgaaaaaaaaacactctaaGGGTGaaaatgacacaacatagatcggcgatcaaaacaaaaaggaTCAACCAAAcagttgcaaatcacttcaatttCCCAAACCATTTGATTAGAATTTACCTgttattgacattgacacgaATCTTGGACAGATAATTCTGGAAAAGGTAAAGACAATGTTTTGATAACTAAATGTAAAGACCACGGCGCCATTCGTTTTAATCATCCGAAACGACATGCCCTCCCAAATAAGTAAAATCAATTCCTATGAAGTTACCACGGAATCGGAATTAAATAATCCGACACGGATTAAAAACGTAATAAAAAAGATCACGGCTGATCTGACGTCATGTAACATTCAGCAAACACTTTTCACACTTTATGTCAAAAGAGTGCAAATTCACTCTCTTGAGAGAGTGTCCTCAATAATCACCCACTCAATGTTTTTAAATTCTCTAATTTAGAGTGAATTCAAGAAAAAGTAATTCCTTATAGAGTGAAAACACTTCATATAATTATAGATATAATTTGTCAAAAAGTcaacctttcatatatagtaagaatttattattcatatttatttttcttaatcAACTTTTTAAATCCCTTATAGAGTGGTTCCATGCTTAATCCTGGTGCCATTCAATTAAACAGATCGGCAGCGATTGAATCAGCATTTACAATAGGCAGAAGGACAGGCTGTGGATGGACTACCACTAGTGAAACCTTAGCAGAATGTTTGAGAACAGTCAACGAAAATCAATTAGCTTTAGCCATAGATACGGTAAGTAAAAACTAGATCACTCCACTCGAAAGCAAAACTTGTCTAGATTTGTGCCGAAGACCATAAGGGCAGCTGAATACTCCAAATTAAATTAATAGGAATGAAATGAGCCCATCAACTGTCAACTTACGGGTAAATTATAGAATCGGGATTTTAAAAGAGGGACTTCTTCAAATGAAATTTGTCGCATATTCCTATAAAGGTTAGTAAATGAACGACatttaaaacacaaaaacatttaatcctgcagaagaaaaaaaaaatgtattttattagGGGGTGGGTGTGTTTTGGGGATGCTTTAAGGAATAAATCTCTGATTAGAGGGCGTTCTCATAGTTATATCTATAGGTATATCGTTACTGGGATGGGAGGTATTCTATTCTTTAATCTAACTATATATGAAGCTCGATATTAAGGATGTATTTATACCtacaaaaatcaaagaaaacaaaaaagaggGCCTTGAGAACAAAACGAGGTAagagacaaaagaaaaacaaacagattGAATGGCGATAACTCAGTTACACGAAAAAACGTGGGTGAAATAAATCTTTAGATATATACCATTTATGTTAGTACAAATTGCTATCTGACGTCAGTCAGTCAGCCTACGTTGTACGATACAGACTTCTAACGATCCTATATTTATTCTAGAAAATCAACCAAATGGGATTATCCGACTGATGGATTAAAATAGTTTGAACTAAATCAATGACGTCATTACAGATCACCACCAGCGGCTCTTTTGTGGTTCTTATACGAATAGCCCCATCTTGTCGCCGTTGCGGAGTAAAGCTAAAACAAAAAGTTCTTTCTTTGTCTTCTTCGGACGTTTTAATTATATGTTAAGCCAGGCATTCCTGCCACTTCAAACCATCACCTGCCGTTTGATGGATAAAACGTCTCATTTAAGCAGAGGTCGGCAAAGGGTGGGTCGCAAGGGGCCGTCCGGATCCACGAGAATGTTTGCAAGACCGTATTAATGCGGCACGTACTAACATAATATGACAAGTATAGGCCAACAATATGCATACATTGTGGTGTTTTGGTAAAAGACCTAGGGTCTACTTGAGATAGAAAATGTCCATGTGGAATTTATTTTACCATATaatgtaaaattgtttttttttttacgggaAGAGCTACATCAGTTGTTTGTGGCCCGCTAATTGAGTGCAAAATTGCACGGTGGCCCGTAAGATATATTTCGTTGCCACCCCTGTTTCAAAGGACCAATGTTTAAAGGGGAATTTCTCAAAACACTAAAAAGTACTAATTAAATGAAACCTAGGAATGTATTCATTTTGAACGATTTAGAAAACATGAATTAATTAGTCTTCTGTCGAGCCGTTTTAAATGATAACACATTTGATGGACAAATAGTTAAGGGATAAATGCTTCAGGGATATACATTTCTCAAAACTTGAAATGTTATAACTATATCGGAAATAATGTTGCATCAACTTATACCCTTGAAGGAACTAAAAGCTCTTCTACTTTGTAACTTACTTGCAGGCTTTGTTAAAGTTTGAACCTACTGTGGACGGTGATTTCATAACTGATGCACCACAGACGTTAGTCAGGGAGGGTCGGTTCAAGCCAACACCAATCATGCTTGGTTCAACACTCAACGATGGTGCGTTAGCTACAGTTTTCACGTACCCAGATCAGATTTTTAAGATACGTCCCACATCCGACCGAGAAGATTTTAGAGGGCGCCTTCGTAGGGTCTTCACCTTTGCTAATGAACTGATTCTAGATGCGATAGAACAGCAGTATATAGATTGGTCACAAGCAGACGACCCCGAAGCAAACTATTTTTATACCTACATGGACCTCGAATCCGATGAAACGTTTCTATGTACTCAAGAAGTTGTATCACGTGAGTATCACGTGAGAGATCATGCCGTCTACCGTTACTTGTTTACGCACAAACCTTCGTCGAGCCCCTGGCCGCCCTTACCCGTGTGGAAGGGAGTAGCTCACGGTGACGATATCGGGTTCGTCTTCGGAAGCGCCTTCCTACCTGAATTTGAGAACGTGACGGTGACCCGGAAGGAAGTTGATCTCTCGTTTGCGATGATGACGTATTTTAGCAATTTTGCTAAGACGGGGTAAGTATGAGACCCACAGGGTCacagtaaaaaacaaaacgttAGCTCTCTTCTTTAAAAGGATATTCCGGTATAACAGGAGTTTATTCTAATTTTCTGCATTTATAATCGCAAAATATACACATCTTCTTGTAATGTAATTTTAAATTTCGGGAAGCAGCAAGGATGCGTTTGGCAACAGTGAAGTGAGCGACACCATAACTATGGGTGTCCAACCCAGAGAGATGCCAGTTGTACATGGTTTGTCCAACCACCGACCCACGAGGACGTATATTAGTGACAAGAAAACGTTCTCATAGATAATAGCCTGTGAGGATAGGATTCCTTCTTTCTAAATGCCTACCACAAGACTTTGGACATTTCGTGAC belongs to Apostichopus japonicus isolate 1M-3 chromosome 4, ASM3797524v1, whole genome shotgun sequence and includes:
- the LOC139966664 gene encoding cholinesterase-like codes for the protein MATNMYFHLPQYFCFAVLFWTTCSHTSQACRVDLPQGHVLGETIRFAYSGDPKVNTTLDVFKGIPYAEPPTGSNRFRRPIPKGNWDQWNATRFNSICWQVPDVEPFIPPQSEDCLYLNIWSPDVQRTNIPVMVWIHGGAFAVGSPRPLIYDGRPLSAYNDIVVVSIQYRLNGFGFLTTGDEVLPGNYGLWDQQLALKWIKENINAFGGDPERITIFGQSAGGASVGFHLTQPSSWNYFNNAIMMSGSMLNPGAIQLNRSAAIESAFTIGRRTGCGWTTTSETLAECLRTVNENQLALAIDTALLKFEPTVDGDFITDAPQTLVREGRFKPTPIMLGSTLNDGALATVFTYPDQIFKIRPTSDREDFRGRLRRVFTFANELILDAIEQQYIDWSQADDPEANYFYTYMDLESDETFLCTQEVVSREYHVRDHAVYRYLFTHKPSSSPWPPLPVWKGVAHGDDIGFVFGSAFLPEFENVTVTRKEVDLSFAMMTYFSNFAKTGNPNVGSNNDTVDSPWMSYTLPSQTFKEFQPGLPDINAYRSSYCAFWNRALPDLITYKDHLTEAERNWREDFMDWKYTSMKEWRKSNTEYDSELCK